A stretch of the Planctomycetota bacterium genome encodes the following:
- a CDS encoding phosphoribosylanthranilate isomerase, producing LGREPDAYLVDAKVTGGPKGGTGRPADWDLAARLALEGFRPLILSGGLSADNVAEAIRRVWPWGVDASSGLETAPGRKDPDRIRAFVEAVRGVNV from the coding sequence CTCGGCCGGGAACCCGACGCGTATCTGGTGGACGCGAAGGTGACTGGAGGACCAAAGGGCGGTACCGGCCGGCCGGCCGATTGGGATCTGGCCGCCCGGCTGGCCCTTGAAGGTTTTCGGCCGCTCATCCTTTCGGGCGGCCTTTCGGCCGACAACGTGGCTGAAGCCATCCGGCGTGTGTGGCCATGGGGCGTGGACGCCTCCAGCGGCCTGGAAACCGCCCCGGGGCGGAAGGATCCCGACCGGATCCGAGCCTTCGTCGAGGCGGTGCGCGGGGTAAATGTTTAG
- the ahcY gene encoding adenosylhomocysteinase: MNHDVKNLDLAAEGKRRIEWADHDMPVLRVIRERFAKEKPLKNLAMSACLHVTAETANLARTLKAGGADVVLCASNPLSTQDDVAAALVAVYEIPCYAIKGENNETYYKHLRAACDHEPIVTMDDGCDLVWMLSTERPEQAAKVIGSMEETTTGVIRLRAMEAKGQLKCPVVAVNDADCKHLFDNRYGTGQSTIDGIIRATDILMAGKTVIVAGYGMCGRGVATRAQGMGASVIVTEVSPLRALEARMDGYWVMPMAEAAKVGDLFITVTGDCTVIRPEHFQVMKNGAVVCNSGHFNVEIDLVGLEKMAKKVRRGVRNFVDAYDLADGRTIYVLGEGRLVNLAAAEGHPASVMDMSFAVQALTTEWVAKNRGKLEVRVHDVPREVDQYVARLKLQTMGIRIDELTPEQAKYLASSEMGT, encoded by the coding sequence ATGAATCACGACGTGAAGAACCTGGACCTTGCGGCGGAAGGCAAGAGGCGAATCGAGTGGGCCGACCACGACATGCCGGTCCTCCGAGTAATCCGCGAGCGGTTCGCCAAGGAAAAGCCCCTCAAGAACCTGGCGATGAGCGCGTGTCTGCACGTGACGGCGGAGACGGCGAACCTGGCGCGGACGCTCAAGGCCGGCGGAGCGGACGTGGTGCTCTGCGCCTCGAACCCGCTCTCGACGCAGGACGACGTCGCCGCCGCCCTCGTCGCGGTCTATGAAATCCCCTGCTACGCCATCAAGGGCGAGAACAACGAGACCTATTACAAGCACCTCCGGGCCGCCTGCGACCACGAGCCGATCGTCACGATGGACGACGGGTGCGACCTGGTATGGATGCTCTCGACGGAGCGCCCCGAGCAGGCCGCCAAGGTCATCGGCTCGATGGAGGAGACGACGACCGGCGTCATCCGCCTCCGCGCGATGGAAGCCAAGGGGCAACTAAAGTGCCCCGTCGTCGCCGTCAACGACGCCGACTGTAAGCACCTGTTCGACAACCGTTACGGCACGGGCCAATCGACGATCGACGGCATCATCCGGGCGACCGACATCCTGATGGCCGGCAAGACGGTCATCGTGGCCGGGTACGGGATGTGCGGTCGCGGCGTGGCGACGCGGGCGCAAGGCATGGGAGCAAGCGTCATCGTCACGGAAGTGAGCCCGCTGCGGGCGCTCGAGGCGCGGATGGACGGCTACTGGGTGATGCCGATGGCCGAGGCGGCGAAGGTCGGCGACCTTTTCATCACCGTGACGGGCGACTGCACCGTCATCCGCCCCGAGCACTTCCAGGTGATGAAGAACGGGGCAGTGGTCTGCAACAGCGGCCACTTCAACGTCGAGATCGACCTGGTGGGCCTGGAGAAGATGGCCAAGAAGGTCCGCCGGGGCGTCCGAAACTTCGTCGACGCCTACGACCTCGCCGACGGCCGGACGATTTACGTCCTCGGCGAAGGGCGCCTCGTCAACCTGGCGGCCGCCGAGGGACACCCCGCCAGCGTCATGGACATGAGTTTCGCCGTCCAGGCCCTCACGACCGAATGGGTCGCGAAGAACCGCGGCAAACTGGAGGTCCGCGTCCACGACGTGCCGCGCGAAGTCGACCAGTACGTCGCCCGGCTCAAACTCCAGACCATGGGCATTCGGATCGACGAACTGACGCCGGAGCAGGCCAAGTACCTGGCATCCAGCGAAATGGGGACCTGA